A single window of Drosophila suzukii chromosome 3, CBGP_Dsuzu_IsoJpt1.0, whole genome shotgun sequence DNA harbors:
- the LOC108014332 gene encoding protein unc-1 isoform X2 — MKKQYAVQYEKSEKMEPSPDADKGNLMIEKLAVFLSWFCVVIFFPFSICCGLYVVREFKRIVVFRLGRLRGCSGPGLVFLLPCIDSFRTVDIRTCVIDSDPQDMLTKDSVTITVNVAVYHYVFNPIDWFIKVDDGNDAIKRISQVTLRSIVGSKKLHEILTSREQLSQEIQDALAGITTRWGARVTRVGLLEIIIPSSLERSLAAEAKASREARAKIILAEGEAKASQALKECSDVMSTNQITLQLRHLQILSSMAKERWEGVVECSPRRR; from the exons ATGAAGAAACAATATGCAGTCCAATATGAGAAGAGTGAAAAGATGGAGCCTTCCCCAGATGCGG ATAAGGGCAATCTGATGATTGAGAAGTTAGCCGTGTTTTTATCCTGGTTTTGTGTAGTGATATTTTTCCCTTTCTCGATATGCTGTGGCCTATATGTGGTTAGGGAGTTTAAGAGGATTGTGGTATTCCGATTGGGTCGTCTCAG AGGTTGCTCAGGTCCAGGTCTGGTATTTCTGCTTCCCTGCATCGACTCGTTCAGAACGGTGGATATTCGTACGTGTGTTATTGATTCCGATCCCCAGGATATGCTTACCAAGGACTCAGTGACGATAACGGTGAATGTAGCTGTGTACCACTACGTGTTCAACCCCATCGACTGGTTTATCAAGGTGGACGATGGAAATGATGCCATAAAAAGAATTTCCCAGGTCACTCTGCGTAGCATTGTCGGATCCAAGAAACTGCACGAAATATTGACCTCCAGGGAGCAACTATCGCAGGAAATCCAGGATGCCTTGGCCGGGATCACCACTCGTTGGGGAGCTCGGGTTACGCGAGTGGGCCT GTTGGAAATCATCATACCAAGTAGTTTGGAGCGCTCCCTGGCAGCCGAAGCGAAGGCATCAAGGGAAGCACGAGCCAAGATCATTTTGGCCGAGGGTGAAGCCAAAGCTTCACAGGCCCTAAAAGAATGCTCTGATGTGATGTCCACGAACCAAATTACCCTACAA TTGAGGCATCTGCAGATTCTCTCATCAATGGCAAAAGAAC GATGGGAAGGAGTCGTCGAATGCAGCCCAAGACGACGATGA
- the LOC108014332 gene encoding band 7 protein AGAP004871 isoform X3, whose protein sequence is MKKQYAVQYEKSEKMEPSPDADKGNLMIEKLAVFLSWFCVVIFFPFSICCGLYVVREFKRIVVFRLGRLRGCSGPGLVFLLPCIDSFRTVDIRTCVIDSDPQDMLTKDSVTITVNVAVYHYVFNPIDWFIKVDDGNDAIKRISQVTLRSIVGSKKLHEILTSREQLSQEIQDALAGITTRWGARVTRVGLLEIIIPSSLERSLAAEAKASREARAKIILAEGEAKASQALKECSDVMSTNQITLQLRHLQILSSMAKERRVNVIFPIPLEIMEPFQDGKESSNAAQDDDDGGDKYEQSDKLNLYSPKVYIIGPPPVAFPDPNPNPNPQSPKEATNRENVDETRPGRSWQWPPFFRPSRRPDNSEQPSGSRRAPIEDDQRPASRGTNLTDGIEPYPLLTKPPARSSSPSTKQSSIPIPPRPDPPALPPVPSHPTLPPIPPHPTLPPLPDRPTPPPKSTSSTEEKDPKVTKPDKNYYF, encoded by the exons ATGAAGAAACAATATGCAGTCCAATATGAGAAGAGTGAAAAGATGGAGCCTTCCCCAGATGCGG ATAAGGGCAATCTGATGATTGAGAAGTTAGCCGTGTTTTTATCCTGGTTTTGTGTAGTGATATTTTTCCCTTTCTCGATATGCTGTGGCCTATATGTGGTTAGGGAGTTTAAGAGGATTGTGGTATTCCGATTGGGTCGTCTCAG AGGTTGCTCAGGTCCAGGTCTGGTATTTCTGCTTCCCTGCATCGACTCGTTCAGAACGGTGGATATTCGTACGTGTGTTATTGATTCCGATCCCCAGGATATGCTTACCAAGGACTCAGTGACGATAACGGTGAATGTAGCTGTGTACCACTACGTGTTCAACCCCATCGACTGGTTTATCAAGGTGGACGATGGAAATGATGCCATAAAAAGAATTTCCCAGGTCACTCTGCGTAGCATTGTCGGATCCAAGAAACTGCACGAAATATTGACCTCCAGGGAGCAACTATCGCAGGAAATCCAGGATGCCTTGGCCGGGATCACCACTCGTTGGGGAGCTCGGGTTACGCGAGTGGGCCT GTTGGAAATCATCATACCAAGTAGTTTGGAGCGCTCCCTGGCAGCCGAAGCGAAGGCATCAAGGGAAGCACGAGCCAAGATCATTTTGGCCGAGGGTGAAGCCAAAGCTTCACAGGCCCTAAAAGAATGCTCTGATGTGATGTCCACGAACCAAATTACCCTACAA TTGAGGCATCTGCAGATTCTCTCATCAATGGCAAAAGAACGTAGGGTAAATGTCATTTTCCCCATTCCCTTGGAAATAATGGAACCATTTCAGGATGGGAAGGAGTCGTCGAATGCAGCCCAAGACGACGATGATGGAGGGGATAAGTATGAGCAATCTGATAAGCTGAACTTATACTCACCAAAAGTCTACATCATCGGTCCACCACCGGTTGCGTTCCCcgatcccaatcccaatcccaatcccca AAGTCCCAAAGAAGCAACTAATAGGGAGAACGTAGATGAGACCAGACCTGGCCGATCTTGGCAGTGGCCACCATTCTTCAGACCCTCGCGAAGACCTGATAACAGCGAACAACCATCTGGCAGTCGAAGAGCTCCCATTGAAGATGACCAACGACCTGCCAGCAGAGGAACTAATCTAACTGATGGAATCGAACCTTATCCACTTTTGACTAAGCCTCCAGCCCGATCCAGTTCGCCCTCTACAAAGCAATCTTCTATTCCCATTCCTCCTCGTCCTGATCCCCCGGCACTTCCTCCGGTTCCATCTCATCCGACGCTTCCTCCCATTCCACCCCATCCAACTCTACCTCCCCTCCCAGATCGACCCACACCTCCTCCAAAATCTACTTCCTCAACTGAAGAAAAAGATCCAAAAGTAACGAAGCCCGacaaaaattattatttttag
- the LOC108019260 gene encoding uncharacterized protein, with translation MNPACRMNLESRECQDWMNEVCAHCAHLLPSSEEAELWDKWWSDELPAPFKTRVNLMSAYDCHKLRKEVARQVMAHGDGEWYEDVGNPVSWTVAHLILMILVMASAVIAMIFALKMLYDGMRRWSRGVKCPPKEVMRAKKTPPPTPPPAPADVETPVQKNPCKPTKQPKSFISFGRSSDPRTRFGPYKNQKLVKTASMPECQLEEFKPSKSNSKTKSKSNPTPRTDEQSDQHVERQSAKNKSATK, from the coding sequence ATGAATCCAGCGTGCAGGATGAACCTGGAAAGCAGGGAGTGCCAGGATTGGATGAACGAGGTGTGTGCCCACTGTGCCCACCTGCTGCCCAGTTCGGAGGAGGCGGAGCTCTGGGACAAATGGTGGTCGGATGAGTTGCCCGCTCCCTTCAAGACCCGGGTTAATCTAATGTCCGCCTACGACTGCCACAAGCTGCGCAAGGAGGTGGCACGCCAGGTGATGGCCCACGGGGATGGTGAGTGGTACGAGGACGTGGGCAATCCAGTCTCCTGGACCGTTGCCCATCTGATCCTCATGATCCTGGTGATGGCTTCTGCTGTGATAGCCATGATATTTGCCTTGAAAATGTTATACGATGGAATGAGACGATGGTCAAGGGGAGTCAAATGTCCACCAAAAGAGGTGATGCGCGCGAAGAAAACTCCGCCACCTactcctcctcctgctccgGCTGATGTGGAGACCCCCGTCCAGAAAAATCCCTGCAAGCCCACTAAGCAGCCCAAATCCTTTATCTCCTTCGGCCGGAGCAGCGACCCACGTACTCGTTTTGGCCCTTACAAGAACCAGAAGCTAGTCAAGACCGCCTCCATGCCGGAATGCCAGCTGGAGGAGTTCAAACCCAGCAAGTCCAATTCCAAGACCAAGTCAAAATCAAATCCAACACCCCGAACGGATGAGCAAAGCGACCAGCACGTCGAACGGCAATCGGCGAAAAACAAATCGGCCACAAAATAA
- the LOC108014332 gene encoding band 7 protein AGAP004871 isoform X1, with protein sequence MKKQYAVQYEKSEKMEPSPDADKGNLMIEKLAVFLSWFCVVIFFPFSICCGLYVVREFKRIVVFRLGRLRGCSGPGLVFLLPCIDSFRTVDIRTCVIDSDPQDMLTKDSVTITVNVAVYHYVFNPIDWFIKVDDGNDAIKRISQVTLRSIVGSKKLHEILTSREQLSQEIQDALAGITTRWGARVTRVGLLEIIIPSSLERSLAAEAKASREARAKIILAEGEAKASQALKECSDVMSTNQITLQLRHLQILSSMAKERRVNVIFPIPLEIMEPFQDGKESSNAAQDDDDGGDKY encoded by the exons ATGAAGAAACAATATGCAGTCCAATATGAGAAGAGTGAAAAGATGGAGCCTTCCCCAGATGCGG ATAAGGGCAATCTGATGATTGAGAAGTTAGCCGTGTTTTTATCCTGGTTTTGTGTAGTGATATTTTTCCCTTTCTCGATATGCTGTGGCCTATATGTGGTTAGGGAGTTTAAGAGGATTGTGGTATTCCGATTGGGTCGTCTCAG AGGTTGCTCAGGTCCAGGTCTGGTATTTCTGCTTCCCTGCATCGACTCGTTCAGAACGGTGGATATTCGTACGTGTGTTATTGATTCCGATCCCCAGGATATGCTTACCAAGGACTCAGTGACGATAACGGTGAATGTAGCTGTGTACCACTACGTGTTCAACCCCATCGACTGGTTTATCAAGGTGGACGATGGAAATGATGCCATAAAAAGAATTTCCCAGGTCACTCTGCGTAGCATTGTCGGATCCAAGAAACTGCACGAAATATTGACCTCCAGGGAGCAACTATCGCAGGAAATCCAGGATGCCTTGGCCGGGATCACCACTCGTTGGGGAGCTCGGGTTACGCGAGTGGGCCT GTTGGAAATCATCATACCAAGTAGTTTGGAGCGCTCCCTGGCAGCCGAAGCGAAGGCATCAAGGGAAGCACGAGCCAAGATCATTTTGGCCGAGGGTGAAGCCAAAGCTTCACAGGCCCTAAAAGAATGCTCTGATGTGATGTCCACGAACCAAATTACCCTACAA TTGAGGCATCTGCAGATTCTCTCATCAATGGCAAAAGAACGTAGGGTAAATGTCATTTTCCCCATTCCCTTGGAAATAATGGAACCATTTCAGGATGGGAAGGAGTCGTCGAATGCAGCCCAAGACGACGATGATGGAGGGGATAA GTACTGA
- the LOC118877812 gene encoding uncharacterized protein — protein MSNVKEVCNAGDEFKWNSEGSNLKEPKNQMITSQECMQLKRDLESADSQDEFEVSPMILCLMLTFLLFVIGFWIWLISGSCLFAQPEEVEKKDEKRQRFSGGSTPSSKSPNVRFVDEPNHNKASSTSRLQKGSSNISPRINMTPLFWKSSPMGVCRDISYEEGNQGIFKANYCTLMQLPETSPILVHTAAETESGAITETISVSSIQRGTKSSPTCSGLRTSGLRNNRGLDVPSIQAVAGSPLNYDSMPPNIGRESSSPKRKYTIKWANLMRRGRKNLSET, from the coding sequence ATGTCCAACGTCAAAGAAGTATGCAATGCTGGAGatgaatttaaatggaattCAGAAGGAAGCAACCTTAAAGAACCGAAGAATCAAATGATTACTTCCCAGGAATGCATGCAGCTGAAAAGAGATCTGGAGTCCGCCGATAGTCAGGATGAGTTCGAAGTTAGTCCCATGATCCTTTGTCTGATGTTAACCTTTCTGCTTTTTGTGATCGGCTTCTGGATCTGGCTGATATCGGGAAGCTGCCTTTTTGCCCAACCCGAGGAGGTTGAGAAAAAAGACGAGAAAAGACAACGTTTTTCCGGGGGTTCAACTCCGAGTTCCAAATCTCCAAATGTTCGTTTTGTGGATGAACCTAATCACAACAAAGCTTCTTCGACTAGCAGACTCCAAAAAGGCAGCTCCAATATCTCGCCAAGAATCAATATGACCCCGCTATTTTGGAAAAGTAGTCCCATGGGCGTTTGTCGCGATATTTCTTACGAAGAAGGCAACCAAGGCATTTTTAAGGCTAACTACTGTACTTTAATGCAATTGCCAGAAACATCGCCAATTTTAGTTCATACAGCCGCAGAAACTGAGTCGGGAGCTATTACAGAAACCATATCGGTATCATCAATACAGAGGGGCACAAAATCTTCCCCCACTTGCAGCGGTCTAAGAACCTCAGGGTTAAGGAATAATAGGGGACTGGACGTACCGTCTATTCAAGCTGTAGCTGGTTCACCATTAAACTATGACAGTATGCCCCCGAACATTGGGAGGGAAAGCTCTTCACCCAAAAGGAAGTACACTATAAAGTGGGCCAATTTAATGAGGCGCGGTCGAAAGAATCTCTCCGAAACTTAA